A region of Plantactinospora sp. BC1 DNA encodes the following proteins:
- a CDS encoding C39 family peptidase: MSGRRNRLALASAAVLAAAASTGVVLTSDGSAEAPQPSTVAVADLGAPAAGQAGAAVTTAPETTAPATTAPATPSQPATSAPGTSTPSAAAKAAAASTPSKRPAPPESKLLDYQFQAQINGWYCGPAATRIALTVRDKKPSQDAVAADLGTTMSGTNSAQDTTRVLNKIIGTDFYRTTAIPGGAATPAQMDRLQADVVHAVTSGYAVVVNIAGSATDLAGGWHSYPGGHYLTVVGYRDDGRTVKIADPAIPGEDSNYWMTTIDLANWAATRGYSS, encoded by the coding sequence ATGTCGGGCCGACGTAACCGGCTCGCGCTCGCCTCGGCAGCGGTGCTCGCCGCCGCCGCGTCCACCGGGGTCGTGCTGACCTCGGACGGTTCGGCCGAGGCACCGCAGCCCTCGACCGTCGCCGTCGCCGACCTCGGCGCCCCGGCGGCGGGTCAGGCCGGAGCGGCGGTCACCACCGCACCGGAGACGACCGCACCCGCGACGACCGCACCGGCGACCCCGTCGCAGCCGGCCACCAGCGCGCCGGGCACCTCCACGCCCAGCGCGGCGGCGAAGGCGGCTGCGGCCAGCACCCCGAGCAAGCGCCCGGCACCCCCGGAGTCGAAGCTGCTGGACTACCAGTTCCAGGCCCAGATCAACGGCTGGTACTGCGGCCCGGCCGCCACCCGGATCGCGCTGACCGTCCGGGACAAGAAGCCCAGCCAGGACGCCGTCGCCGCCGACCTCGGCACCACGATGAGCGGCACGAACTCGGCCCAGGACACCACCCGGGTACTCAACAAGATCATCGGTACCGACTTCTACCGCACCACCGCCATCCCCGGCGGCGCGGCCACCCCGGCGCAGATGGACCGGCTCCAGGCGGACGTCGTGCACGCCGTCACCAGCGGGTACGCCGTGGTCGTCAACATCGCCGGCTCGGCCACCGACCTCGCGGGCGGCTGGCACAGCTACCCCGGCGGGCACTACCTGACCGTCGTCGGCTACCGCGACGACGGCCGTACGGTGAAGATCGCCGACCCGGCCATCCCGGGCGAGGACAGCAACTACTGGATGACCACCATCGACCTGGCGAACTGGGCGGCCACCCGGGGCTACTCGTCCTGA
- a CDS encoding DUF2231 domain-containing protein, whose translation MLEEFMGIPAHPFLVHAAVVFVPLLALTAVGYAFLPFVRPHLRWVLGLLAVATPLAALMAKLSGDRFLARLESRNRVSPEYVPRLAEHQDLGTNTLYATLVLGVLALALVFLVRPRTAAPAPVTAGVEGGADGTEGTAAATAKGSPVLTLVLGVLSLAAAGITLYYVFRTGDTGAQAVWQGQ comes from the coding sequence GTGCTCGAGGAGTTCATGGGCATTCCCGCCCACCCGTTCCTGGTCCATGCCGCGGTGGTCTTCGTGCCACTGCTCGCGTTGACCGCGGTCGGGTACGCGTTCCTGCCGTTCGTCCGCCCGCACCTGCGCTGGGTGCTGGGACTGCTCGCGGTCGCCACCCCGCTCGCCGCGCTGATGGCCAAGCTCTCCGGCGACCGTTTCCTCGCCCGGCTGGAGTCCCGTAACCGGGTCAGCCCGGAGTACGTCCCGAGGTTGGCGGAGCACCAGGACCTCGGCACCAACACCCTGTACGCGACGCTCGTGCTCGGGGTGCTGGCCCTGGCGCTGGTCTTCCTCGTCAGGCCCCGGACCGCCGCCCCCGCACCGGTGACCGCCGGGGTCGAGGGTGGCGCCGATGGCACGGAGGGGACCGCCGCCGCGACCGCCAAGGGGTCACCGGTGCTGACCCTGGTGCTCGGGGTGCTCTCCCTGGCGGCGGCCGGGATCACCCTGTACTACGTGTTCCGTACCGGTGACACCGGCGCCCAGGCGGTGTGGCAGGGCCAGTGA
- a CDS encoding GNAT family N-acetyltransferase — translation MIRTSHDRNELAGLLRRDPHLHAYELGDLDDFYWPYTTWYRRDDAVALLYHGGSTPVLLALHRSPAVLTELLTGLLPLLPRHFEAHLSPGGEAVLAREYPLRSRGAHLKMALTDPDRLARVASGGEVLTEADIPELTAFYRTAYPDNWFDPRMVETGHYVGLRRDGELVSVAGVHVWSPRYRVSALGNVTTAPAYRGQGLASTAVATLCRRLLETVDTVALNVVAENTAAYKLYDRLGFTPVAEYAEYVVGEPPPDPDVRPL, via the coding sequence ATGATCAGGACCAGCCACGACCGGAACGAACTGGCCGGTCTGCTGCGCCGCGACCCGCACCTGCACGCGTACGAGCTCGGCGACCTGGACGACTTCTACTGGCCGTACACCACCTGGTATCGGCGCGACGACGCGGTGGCGCTGCTCTACCACGGTGGGTCCACTCCGGTGCTGCTGGCGCTGCACCGCTCACCGGCGGTGCTGACCGAGCTGCTCACCGGTCTTCTCCCGCTGCTGCCCCGGCACTTCGAGGCACACCTCTCCCCCGGTGGCGAGGCGGTGCTGGCCCGGGAGTACCCGCTCAGGTCGCGCGGCGCGCACCTGAAGATGGCGCTCACCGACCCGGACCGGCTGGCCCGGGTGGCGTCCGGCGGCGAGGTGCTGACCGAGGCCGACATACCGGAACTGACGGCCTTCTACCGGACGGCCTATCCGGACAACTGGTTCGACCCCCGGATGGTCGAGACCGGTCACTACGTCGGGCTGCGCCGGGACGGCGAACTGGTCTCCGTCGCCGGGGTGCACGTCTGGTCGCCGCGATACCGGGTGAGCGCGCTGGGCAACGTGACGACGGCTCCGGCGTACCGGGGACAGGGGCTGGCCAGTACGGCGGTGGCGACGCTCTGCCGGCGGCTGCTGGAGACCGTCGACACGGTGGCGCTGAACGTCGTCGCGGAGAACACGGCGGCGTACAAGCTCTACGACCGGCTCGGCTTCACCCCGGTCGCCGAGTACGCCGAGTACGTCGTCGGCGAGCCGCCGCCCGACCCGGACGTCCGTCCTCTTTGA
- a CDS encoding CDP-glycerol glycerophosphotransferase family protein, producing MRGDLVRKLTVRCLSAGLAVLSFLLLALTSAELAGLALAGAGAVALWLERRVNPRAELVAEPVLLIAGVLVGYAHRLPGSGWNSVALALTGTGLLGLTLAERPLRDAAELEVRSANLGVRSSPLLVADRLGPAVLVLLVLLAGSAAFTLPVWPALVLTVLVGAAAAVGAVGPIALRRLRPSGGQSAVTQALRRHQPEFLLYFSAPPGSEYQVMMWLPYLERIGRPFMVLLREPNFLPAISAATRAPVVVCPTPRSIDEAIVPSLRVAFYVNHGAKNSHCIRFAHLTHIQLHHGDSDKAPSANPVSAIFDRIFVAGQAAIDRYARNGVTIPREKFAIVGRPQVESIAVRREPIRDRADKVVLYTPTWTGHNADVDHCSLPVGETLVRRLLDRGVTVILRAHPYTSQNPASARQLARIEQLLAEHRASTGRRHVFGADAAKKMSLVDCVNASDALVSDVSAVISDYLYSGKPYAVTDRVGEGERFVEGFPLAGSGYVLDSQMSNLDDVLDRLLETDPLAEVRWRTRTRYLGDFPEQRYADGFLDEARRQLDGAGAAQSVPSPRPAPVP from the coding sequence ATGCGTGGCGATCTGGTCAGGAAACTGACCGTCCGGTGTCTGAGTGCCGGCCTGGCCGTGCTGTCCTTCCTGCTCCTCGCCCTCACCTCGGCCGAGCTGGCGGGCCTCGCCCTGGCCGGGGCCGGTGCGGTCGCGCTCTGGCTGGAGCGCCGGGTCAACCCCCGCGCCGAGCTGGTCGCCGAGCCGGTCCTGCTGATCGCCGGGGTACTGGTCGGATACGCCCACCGGCTGCCCGGGTCCGGGTGGAACTCGGTGGCGCTGGCGCTCACCGGTACGGGCCTGCTCGGGTTGACCCTGGCCGAGCGGCCGCTGCGCGACGCCGCCGAGCTGGAGGTCCGCTCGGCCAATCTCGGCGTACGGTCGTCGCCGCTGCTCGTCGCCGACCGGCTCGGGCCGGCGGTGCTGGTCCTGCTGGTGCTGCTCGCCGGCAGCGCCGCGTTCACCCTGCCGGTCTGGCCCGCCCTCGTGCTGACCGTGCTGGTCGGCGCGGCCGCCGCGGTCGGCGCGGTCGGGCCGATCGCGCTGCGCCGGCTGCGGCCCTCCGGCGGGCAGAGTGCGGTCACCCAGGCGCTGCGCCGGCACCAGCCGGAGTTCCTGCTCTACTTCTCCGCGCCGCCCGGCTCGGAATACCAGGTCATGATGTGGCTGCCGTACCTGGAGCGGATCGGCCGGCCGTTCATGGTGCTGCTCCGGGAGCCGAACTTCCTGCCGGCGATCTCGGCCGCCACCAGGGCGCCGGTGGTGGTCTGCCCGACGCCGCGCTCGATCGACGAGGCGATCGTGCCGAGCCTGCGGGTGGCGTTCTACGTCAACCACGGCGCGAAGAACAGCCACTGCATCCGCTTCGCGCACCTCACACACATCCAGCTGCACCACGGCGACAGCGACAAGGCGCCGAGCGCCAACCCGGTCTCCGCGATCTTCGACCGGATCTTCGTCGCCGGGCAGGCGGCGATCGACCGGTACGCCCGCAACGGCGTGACCATCCCCCGGGAGAAGTTCGCCATCGTCGGCCGCCCGCAGGTGGAGTCGATCGCGGTGCGCCGGGAGCCGATCCGGGACCGGGCCGACAAGGTGGTGCTCTACACGCCGACCTGGACCGGGCACAACGCCGACGTCGACCACTGCTCGCTGCCGGTGGGCGAGACCCTGGTCCGCCGGCTGCTGGACCGGGGCGTGACGGTGATCCTGCGGGCCCACCCGTACACCTCGCAGAACCCGGCGTCGGCCCGGCAGCTCGCCCGGATCGAGCAGCTCCTCGCCGAGCACCGGGCCAGCACGGGACGGCGGCACGTCTTCGGCGCCGACGCGGCGAAGAAGATGAGCCTGGTCGACTGCGTCAACGCCTCCGACGCGCTGGTCTCGGACGTCTCGGCGGTGATCTCCGACTACCTCTACTCCGGCAAGCCGTACGCGGTGACCGACCGGGTCGGCGAGGGCGAGCGGTTCGTCGAGGGCTTCCCGCTGGCCGGCTCGGGTTACGTGCTGGACTCGCAGATGTCCAATCTGGACGACGTACTGGACCGGCTGCTGGAGACCGATCCGCTGGCCGAGGTGCGGTGGCGGACCCGTACCCGCTATCTCGGGGACTTCCCGGAGCAGCGCTACGCCGACGGCTTCCTCGACGAGGCCCGCCGGCAGTTGGACGGTGCCGGGGCTGCCCAGTCCGTACCGTCGCCCCGCCCCGCGCCGGTCCCCTGA
- a CDS encoding bifunctional cytidylyltransferase/SDR family oxidoreductase, with protein MVQNPATRPAGEPDAAPWRPTRTVAVVLAGGTGTRVGLGIPKQLLKIAGKPILEHTVAVFENAPEIDDIIVLMAPGFLDEARQIVEKAGFRKVSQVIEGGDTRNATTRLALAAIGPDDCNVLFHDAVRPLLSPRIVRECVNALWTHSAVDVAIPSADTIIQVDDDDCITDIPVRSRLRRGQTPQAFRSRTIRAAYELAGQDPEFSATDDCGVVLRYLPEVPIKVIEGSDENIKVTHPVDVHLADKLFQLAAAQAPRLVDERAYVEELSGRTVVVFGGSEGIGQRLAEVARGYGADVFPVSRSSTGTHVERGEDVAAALRGAFEATGRIDHVVVTAGVLRMGALAEMDEATIAQMLQVNLVAPVDIARQALPYLKQTRGQLLLYTSSSYTRGRARYALYSATKAAVVNLTQALADEWSEFGVRVNCVNPERTATPMRTRAFGEEPEHTLLAADTVARVSLDVLLSGLTGQVVDVRRSPGDPVAEPVAQPGEPTGAESNGRSPDGPEREPGVGRIGRQRSTELVPPPRVGTP; from the coding sequence ATGGTGCAGAACCCGGCGACGCGGCCGGCCGGCGAGCCGGACGCCGCCCCCTGGCGGCCCACCCGGACCGTCGCCGTGGTGCTGGCCGGCGGCACCGGGACCCGGGTCGGGCTCGGCATCCCCAAGCAGCTACTCAAGATCGCCGGCAAGCCGATCCTCGAACACACCGTCGCGGTCTTCGAGAACGCGCCCGAGATCGACGACATCATCGTGCTGATGGCGCCCGGCTTCCTCGACGAGGCGCGGCAGATCGTCGAGAAGGCCGGCTTCCGCAAGGTCAGCCAGGTGATCGAGGGCGGTGACACCCGCAACGCCACCACCCGGCTGGCGCTGGCGGCGATCGGCCCGGACGACTGCAACGTGCTCTTCCACGACGCGGTACGGCCGCTGCTGAGCCCCCGGATCGTCCGGGAGTGCGTCAACGCGCTCTGGACGCACTCCGCCGTCGACGTGGCCATCCCGTCCGCCGACACGATCATCCAGGTGGACGACGACGACTGCATCACCGACATCCCGGTGCGGTCCCGGCTGCGCCGGGGGCAGACCCCGCAGGCGTTCCGGTCCCGCACCATCCGGGCCGCCTACGAACTGGCCGGGCAGGACCCGGAGTTCAGCGCCACCGACGACTGCGGAGTGGTGCTCCGTTACCTGCCCGAGGTGCCGATCAAGGTCATCGAGGGCTCGGACGAGAACATCAAGGTCACCCACCCGGTCGACGTACACCTGGCGGACAAGCTGTTCCAGCTCGCCGCCGCCCAGGCGCCCCGGCTTGTTGACGAGCGGGCGTACGTCGAGGAGCTGAGCGGCCGGACCGTGGTGGTCTTCGGCGGGAGCGAGGGCATCGGCCAACGGCTGGCCGAGGTCGCCCGGGGCTACGGGGCGGACGTCTTCCCGGTCAGCCGGTCCAGCACCGGCACCCACGTGGAGCGGGGCGAGGACGTCGCCGCCGCACTGCGCGGCGCGTTCGAGGCGACCGGCCGGATCGACCACGTGGTGGTGACCGCCGGGGTGCTCCGGATGGGCGCGCTCGCCGAGATGGACGAGGCGACCATCGCGCAGATGCTCCAGGTCAACCTGGTCGCCCCGGTGGACATCGCCCGGCAGGCGCTGCCCTACCTGAAGCAGACCCGGGGGCAGCTGCTGCTCTACACCTCCAGCTCCTACACCCGGGGCCGGGCCCGGTACGCCCTCTACTCCGCCACCAAGGCCGCCGTGGTCAATCTCACCCAGGCGCTCGCCGACGAGTGGTCCGAATTCGGCGTACGGGTGAACTGCGTCAACCCCGAGCGGACCGCGACCCCGATGCGGACCCGAGCCTTCGGGGAGGAGCCGGAGCACACCCTGCTGGCGGCCGACACGGTGGCCCGGGTCTCACTGGACGTGCTGCTCTCCGGGCTGACCGGGCAGGTGGTCGACGTGCGCCGCTCCCCCGGCGACCCGGTCGCGGAGCCGGTTGCGCAGCCGGGTGAGCCCACCGGCGCCGAGTCGAACGGCCGGTCCCCGGACGGTCCGGAGCGGGAGCCCGGGGTCGGCCGGATCGGCCGGCAACGCTCCACCGAACTGGTGCCGCCGCCCCGGGTCGGCACTCCCTAG
- a CDS encoding ABC transporter ATP-binding protein, translating to MAEPIDPKTNLSATTTTVGGPRIPTVVVDDVHVIYRVYGAGAGGNGSPVAALKRMLTGTKSPAVREVHAVKGVSFTAYRGEAVGLIGSNGSGKSTLLRAIAGLLPASRGAVYTQGQPSLLGVNAALLNDLSGERNVALGCLAMGMTPAQVKQVTPEIVKFSGINDRGDFSSLPMRTYSSGMAARLRFSIAAAKKHDVLLIDEALATGDARFRRRSEQRVRELRAEAGTVFLVSHSIDTIRTTCERSIWLESGVIRADGPTDEVVPEYEKYMNRT from the coding sequence GTGGCTGAACCGATCGATCCCAAGACCAACCTCTCGGCGACCACCACCACGGTCGGCGGTCCCCGGATCCCCACCGTCGTCGTCGACGACGTACACGTGATCTACCGGGTCTACGGGGCCGGCGCGGGCGGCAACGGCAGCCCGGTCGCCGCCCTGAAGCGGATGCTGACCGGCACCAAGTCCCCCGCGGTCCGCGAGGTGCACGCGGTCAAGGGCGTCAGCTTCACCGCGTACCGGGGTGAGGCGGTCGGCCTGATCGGCAGCAACGGCTCCGGCAAGTCGACCCTGCTGCGGGCGATCGCCGGGCTGCTGCCGGCGAGCCGGGGCGCCGTCTACACCCAGGGCCAGCCCTCGCTGCTCGGGGTCAACGCCGCGCTGCTCAACGACCTCTCCGGCGAGCGCAACGTCGCGCTCGGCTGCCTGGCGATGGGGATGACCCCGGCCCAGGTGAAGCAGGTCACGCCGGAGATCGTCAAGTTCTCCGGGATCAACGACCGGGGCGACTTCAGCTCGCTGCCGATGCGGACGTACTCCTCCGGCATGGCGGCCCGGCTGCGCTTCTCGATCGCGGCGGCGAAGAAGCACGACGTGCTGCTGATCGACGAGGCGCTGGCCACCGGTGACGCCCGGTTCCGGCGCCGCAGCGAGCAGCGGGTCCGCGAGCTGCGCGCCGAGGCCGGCACGGTCTTCCTGGTCAGCCACAGCATCGACACGATCCGGACCACCTGCGAGCGGTCGATCTGGCTGGAGTCCGGGGTGATCCGGGCGGACGGCCCCACCGACGAGGTGGTACCGGAGTACGAGAAGTACATGAACCGGACGTAG
- a CDS encoding ABC transporter permease, which yields MASTAVAHPDSELTQAELAARYGLSVAGARPSLGGYVKQLWSYRHFITAYANAKLAASFSTARLGRVWQVLTPLTNAAVYYLIFGVILGTSRDVENFIAYLCTGLFVFTFTQSVVSGGVTAISGNLGLIRALHFPRASLPIAITLTQFQHLLASIVVLAGIVLIDGEPLTVEWLLLVPVMLLQSVFNAGLAMAMARFGSKITDLKQLVPFVMRTWMYASGVLYSVENFERHLPEWAASLVQLNPLLVYIELMRHALMETAPVTASQTQSWLLGIGWALLAGVLGFIYFWRGEKEYGRG from the coding sequence ATGGCCAGCACGGCGGTAGCACATCCCGATTCAGAGCTGACCCAGGCAGAACTGGCCGCCCGCTACGGACTCTCCGTCGCCGGGGCGCGACCCAGCCTCGGGGGGTACGTCAAACAGCTCTGGTCGTATCGGCACTTCATCACCGCCTACGCCAACGCCAAGCTGGCGGCCTCGTTCAGCACCGCCCGGCTGGGTCGGGTCTGGCAGGTGCTGACCCCGCTGACCAACGCGGCGGTCTACTACCTGATCTTCGGCGTGATCCTCGGCACCAGCCGGGATGTCGAGAACTTCATCGCCTACCTCTGCACCGGGCTCTTCGTCTTCACCTTCACCCAGTCGGTGGTCAGCGGCGGGGTGACGGCGATCAGCGGCAACCTCGGGCTGATCCGGGCCCTGCACTTCCCCCGGGCGAGCCTGCCGATCGCGATCACGCTCACCCAGTTCCAGCACCTGCTCGCCTCGATCGTCGTACTCGCCGGGATCGTGCTGATCGACGGGGAGCCGCTGACCGTCGAGTGGCTGCTGCTGGTCCCGGTCATGCTGCTCCAGTCGGTCTTCAACGCCGGGCTGGCGATGGCGATGGCCCGGTTCGGGTCGAAGATCACCGACCTGAAGCAGCTCGTCCCGTTCGTGATGCGCACCTGGATGTACGCCTCCGGCGTGCTCTACAGCGTGGAGAACTTCGAGCGGCACCTGCCCGAGTGGGCGGCCTCGCTGGTGCAGCTCAACCCGCTGCTGGTCTACATCGAGCTGATGCGGCACGCGCTGATGGAGACGGCGCCGGTGACCGCGTCCCAGACCCAGTCCTGGCTGCTCGGCATCGGCTGGGCACTCCTGGCCGGCGTCCTCGGGTTCATCTACTTCTGGCGTGGTGAGAAGGAGTACGGCCGTGGCTGA
- a CDS encoding TetR/AcrR family transcriptional regulator, which produces MATDNRRAPAGAAVLRGEITDALRRAVMQELAAVGYGRLSIEAVARRAGVGKTAIYRRWSSKLEMVLEIVSRVAGQSLPLPDTGSLKGDLEVLLRIVARALRHPLASQIVPDLLAEAARNPEIAETLQQALRTNQRDVGILLLDRAVGRGELPAEADPDVAVDLIIGPLYWRLAVARTPFPEDYLPRMAAAIAAGLGARGPMPVGGGLDVVLPG; this is translated from the coding sequence GTGGCGACCGACAACCGGCGTGCTCCGGCGGGAGCGGCGGTACTCCGTGGGGAGATAACCGACGCACTCCGCCGAGCCGTGATGCAGGAACTCGCCGCGGTCGGATACGGGCGTCTCTCGATCGAGGCGGTCGCGCGCCGGGCCGGCGTCGGCAAGACGGCGATCTATCGCCGATGGAGCTCGAAGCTGGAGATGGTGCTGGAGATCGTGTCCCGGGTTGCCGGGCAGAGCCTACCCTTACCGGACACCGGCAGCCTAAAGGGTGACCTGGAGGTGCTGCTGCGGATCGTGGCCCGGGCGCTGCGACACCCGCTGGCCTCGCAGATCGTCCCGGACCTGCTGGCCGAGGCGGCCCGCAACCCGGAGATCGCCGAGACCCTCCAGCAGGCCCTGCGGACGAACCAGCGCGACGTCGGCATACTCTTGCTCGACCGGGCGGTCGGTCGCGGTGAGCTTCCCGCCGAGGCGGATCCGGACGTCGCGGTCGACCTGATCATCGGTCCCCTCTACTGGCGGCTCGCCGTCGCCCGCACCCCGTTCCCGGAGGACTACCTGCCTCGAATGGCCGCCGCGATCGCGGCCGGGCTCGGCGCGCGGGGCCCGATGCCGGTGGGAGGGGGCCTCGACGTCGTACTCCCCGGCTGA
- a CDS encoding DegT/DnrJ/EryC1/StrS aminotransferase family protein, translated as MTGQQDLIPSAKPVIGEAEIEAAVRVLRSGRVVQGPEVAAFEEEFSELVAGRHCVAVNSGTSALQLTLMALGIGPGDEVVVPSFSFAASANAVRLVGAEPVFADIEAGSFCLDPAAVEAAITPRTVAIMPVHLYGHPAAMDRLVPIAQRHNLAVVEDAAQAHAAALNGQPVGSFGTAGCFSFYPTKNMHSLEGGMITTADAELARTLRLLRNQGMEQRYANEIVGANMRLTDVAAAIGRVQLKQLPEWTEQRRSNAKFLDSRITAAVTPPVADAARHVYHQYTIRVTGDRDAAQQKLLDRGVGNAVYYPTPIHRLKPYLGKDGQPGPWTLPETERAAREVVSLPIHPSLSATDLERIADAVNSLEGSQ; from the coding sequence ATGACTGGGCAGCAAGACCTGATTCCATCCGCGAAACCAGTTATCGGAGAAGCTGAGATCGAGGCCGCCGTACGGGTGCTCCGCAGCGGCCGGGTGGTCCAGGGGCCGGAGGTGGCCGCGTTCGAGGAGGAGTTCTCCGAGCTGGTCGCCGGACGGCACTGTGTCGCAGTCAACTCGGGCACCTCCGCCCTGCAACTGACCCTGATGGCGCTGGGGATCGGCCCCGGCGACGAGGTCGTGGTGCCGTCGTTCTCCTTCGCGGCGAGCGCGAACGCGGTCCGCCTGGTCGGCGCCGAGCCGGTCTTCGCCGACATCGAGGCCGGCAGCTTCTGCCTGGACCCGGCCGCCGTCGAGGCCGCGATCACCCCGCGCACCGTGGCGATCATGCCGGTGCACCTCTACGGCCACCCCGCCGCGATGGACCGGCTGGTGCCGATCGCGCAGCGGCACAACCTGGCCGTCGTGGAGGACGCCGCCCAGGCGCACGCCGCGGCCCTGAACGGGCAGCCGGTCGGCAGCTTCGGCACCGCCGGGTGCTTCAGCTTCTACCCCACCAAGAACATGCACTCGCTCGAGGGCGGCATGATCACCACCGCCGACGCCGAGCTGGCCCGGACGCTGCGGCTGCTGCGCAACCAGGGCATGGAGCAGCGGTACGCGAACGAGATCGTCGGGGCCAACATGCGGCTCACCGACGTGGCGGCGGCGATCGGCCGGGTGCAGCTCAAGCAGCTCCCGGAGTGGACCGAGCAGCGGCGGTCGAACGCCAAGTTCCTCGACTCCCGGATCACCGCCGCGGTCACCCCGCCGGTGGCCGACGCGGCCCGGCACGTCTACCACCAGTACACGATCCGGGTCACCGGGGACCGGGACGCCGCCCAGCAGAAGCTGCTGGACCGTGGCGTCGGTAACGCCGTGTACTATCCGACTCCGATCCACCGGTTGAAGCCGTATCTCGGCAAGGACGGCCAGCCGGGTCCGTGGACCCTGCCGGAGACCGAGCGCGCCGCCCGCGAGGTGGTCTCGCTGCCGATCCACCCGTCGCTGAGCGCGACCGACCTGGAGCGGATCGCCGACGCCGTGAACAGCCTGGAGGGCTCACAGTGA
- a CDS encoding Gfo/Idh/MocA family protein, translating to MSVVSGQGRTLRAGLIGLGAMGRNHARVLSNLDGVELVGVADPAGDSTGTVRAPVVATLAELIAMKLDYAVVACPTALHEQVGLELAANGISALIEKPLAQSVETAQRLVAAFEAAGLVAGVGHIERYNPALQNLRSRLEAGELGEVFQVVTRRQGPFPHRIADVGVVMDLATHDIDLTSWVTGQEYTSVSARTVSRSGRLHEDMVAAVGQLADGTMVNHLVNWLSPLKERSTVITGDRGCFVADTLTADLTFYANAAIDTEWEALRAFRGVAEGDMVRYAIPKREPLLVEHERFRDAVEGKESDIVTLRQGLRTVQVAAAVLQSATDGSTVSVAPGDRTVDDLSTTG from the coding sequence GTGAGTGTCGTCAGCGGCCAGGGGCGTACCCTGCGCGCCGGCCTGATCGGGCTGGGCGCGATGGGGCGCAACCACGCCCGGGTGCTGTCCAACCTGGACGGTGTGGAGCTGGTCGGCGTCGCCGACCCGGCCGGCGACTCGACCGGCACGGTCCGGGCGCCCGTGGTGGCGACCCTGGCCGAGCTGATCGCGATGAAGCTCGACTACGCGGTGGTGGCCTGCCCGACCGCGCTGCACGAGCAGGTCGGTCTGGAACTCGCGGCCAACGGGATCAGCGCGCTGATCGAGAAGCCGCTCGCCCAGTCCGTCGAGACCGCGCAGCGGCTGGTGGCGGCCTTCGAGGCGGCCGGGCTGGTCGCCGGGGTCGGGCACATCGAGCGGTACAACCCGGCGTTGCAGAACCTGCGCAGCCGGCTGGAAGCGGGCGAGCTGGGCGAGGTCTTCCAGGTCGTCACCCGCCGGCAGGGGCCGTTCCCGCACCGGATCGCCGACGTCGGCGTGGTGATGGACCTGGCCACCCACGACATCGACCTGACGAGCTGGGTGACCGGCCAGGAATACACCTCGGTCTCGGCCCGCACGGTCTCCCGCAGCGGCCGGCTGCACGAGGACATGGTGGCCGCGGTCGGCCAGCTCGCCGACGGCACGATGGTCAACCACCTGGTGAACTGGCTGAGCCCGCTGAAGGAGCGGTCGACGGTGATCACCGGCGACCGGGGGTGCTTCGTCGCCGACACCCTCACCGCGGACCTCACCTTCTATGCCAACGCCGCGATCGACACCGAGTGGGAGGCGCTGCGCGCGTTCCGTGGGGTGGCCGAGGGCGACATGGTGCGGTACGCCATCCCGAAGCGCGAGCCGCTGCTCGTCGAGCACGAGCGGTTCCGTGACGCGGTGGAGGGCAAGGAGAGCGACATCGTGACGCTGCGCCAGGGCCTGCGTACGGTCCAGGTGGCGGCGGCGGTGCTCCAGTCCGCCACCGACGGCAGCACGGTGTCGGTGGCACCGGGCGACCGGACCGTCGACGACCTCTCCACGACCGGCTGA